A stretch of the Marivirga tractuosa DSM 4126 genome encodes the following:
- a CDS encoding T9SS type A sorting domain-containing protein has translation MRKVLLTILILNIYVFHILGQVVNDQWSPRIKDFGNVEAIGNDQQGNVYVAGYFTEVDGVETTSSHLIKLNSEGVLDTTFNADINLENAPEGPPVEENDYKIKFIVPLENGKVLLGREVHHYRIWLTRLNADGSIDESFHIEPIGAEMRYLNEMLVLKNEKILLAGIGIHSDSEKADGSTEVFTDRLILLNSDGTKDASFKGKYENRNYPIGLGRDLPNIQELSNGQILVAGVFSEINDVNVRGLVKINPDGAVDEAFTNFTSGDYNNLYYDFEVTSEDLILLTGDFDSINNNSYKGSVALNPDGTIMQNINLNIYNYQQSGSFRSTSNYLKGFQDGGVSIIANDISNGKTKIFMFNKDLNLLDSIAIDHTFLSNNSLTFDKALQKFYLLTGSYSNNNGIIKSGLKRYSINGARDTQFEILLSQNISQISNFVIGRNGEVFGSKFLYQGATSYFDLMKFSVGQQQPDHMNQDQPKRVIPFKNTDLLLIQTSTNDIKIIDYSGEEKDSFDYQESIYSIISINISENDDVFITYSKPTEQGYTPYVRKLQADGSFDPDFELLLEDAIYPFNTIKINSDNIITAVFESTDTNEKYQIITYDIENKVKESKIIDPQINPYKNAKLVGDSLYLFDVELIIINDNFGLEYKIYVYDIKTGEKVNTLTLYTHESSNNDVVNNFFLTDDKKVIFNVSNSIFKYDLEGEKIDEYFELSFEGNLNQMRYHDNSIYTIGEFSFMNDVPVNNLVIVNLKNTVLKKPNLILADVQEKKNISLEWLGNNETEDGYYINWGVGESSSSRIRTVSTNTSAVAYELILTEEELKEFDSNTDEIWFNVEAFNEANISEPSNKLSVSYATVTANESKKTKNITFFPNPSSGKYFINEVELDLKDSLSFYLVDMSGKLIKKINLDERTISISLEEQDSGLYFLIPTNSNYKPIKLIKK, from the coding sequence ATGAGAAAAGTCCTACTAACCATTTTAATACTTAATATTTATGTTTTTCATATTTTAGGACAAGTTGTAAATGATCAATGGAGCCCACGAATAAAGGACTTCGGAAATGTGGAAGCAATTGGCAACGATCAACAAGGGAATGTTTATGTTGCTGGATACTTTACGGAGGTTGACGGAGTCGAAACAACCTCTTCTCATTTGATAAAACTAAACTCCGAAGGGGTACTTGATACCACTTTCAATGCCGATATTAATCTTGAAAATGCTCCTGAGGGTCCCCCAGTAGAAGAAAATGACTACAAGATTAAATTCATAGTTCCTCTGGAGAACGGGAAAGTTCTTCTTGGAAGAGAAGTTCATCATTACAGAATATGGCTTACGAGATTAAATGCTGATGGGAGTATTGATGAAAGTTTTCATATTGAACCCATAGGTGCTGAAATGCGATATTTGAATGAAATGCTTGTATTAAAAAATGAAAAAATCTTACTAGCTGGTATTGGCATACACAGTGATAGTGAAAAAGCGGATGGCTCAACTGAAGTGTTTACTGATAGATTAATACTATTAAATTCAGACGGTACTAAAGATGCCTCATTTAAAGGGAAGTATGAAAACAGAAACTATCCTATTGGTCTGGGAAGGGATTTACCAAATATACAGGAGCTCTCAAATGGTCAAATATTAGTGGCGGGGGTATTTTCTGAGATTAACGATGTTAATGTTAGAGGTCTTGTAAAAATTAATCCAGATGGGGCGGTTGATGAAGCATTTACCAACTTTACTTCTGGTGACTACAATAATTTATATTATGACTTTGAAGTTACTTCTGAAGACTTAATTCTGCTAACTGGTGATTTTGATTCAATCAACAATAACTCCTATAAAGGATCAGTGGCATTGAACCCGGACGGCACAATAATGCAAAATATCAATTTGAATATTTATAATTATCAGCAAAGCGGGAGTTTTCGTAGCACTAGTAATTATTTGAAAGGTTTTCAAGATGGGGGAGTAAGCATTATCGCAAATGATATATCTAATGGGAAGACTAAAATATTTATGTTTAATAAAGATCTTAATCTTTTGGATAGTATTGCTATTGACCATACCTTTCTTTCCAATAATTCATTGACGTTTGATAAAGCTTTACAAAAATTCTATCTTTTAACCGGATCGTACAGCAATAATAACGGAATCATAAAATCTGGTTTAAAAAGATATTCAATTAATGGCGCTAGAGACACACAATTTGAAATATTATTATCTCAAAACATTAGTCAAATTAGCAATTTTGTAATTGGTAGGAATGGAGAAGTATTTGGAAGTAAATTTTTATATCAAGGAGCCACCTCATATTTTGATTTAATGAAATTCTCCGTTGGTCAACAACAACCTGACCATATGAACCAAGATCAGCCTAAAAGAGTAATTCCGTTTAAAAATACAGACTTACTCTTAATACAAACAAGCACAAATGATATTAAGATAATTGATTATTCAGGAGAGGAAAAAGATAGCTTCGATTATCAAGAAAGTATTTATAGTATTATAAGTATCAATATAAGTGAAAATGACGATGTTTTTATTACCTATTCAAAACCTACCGAACAAGGCTATACGCCCTATGTAAGAAAACTTCAAGCAGATGGATCCTTTGACCCTGATTTTGAACTCCTTTTAGAGGATGCGATTTACCCATTTAATACTATTAAGATTAATTCAGACAATATCATTACAGCCGTTTTTGAAAGTACTGATACAAATGAAAAATATCAGATTATCACATACGATATAGAAAACAAAGTAAAAGAGAGTAAAATAATTGACCCACAAATCAACCCCTATAAAAATGCAAAGCTTGTGGGTGATTCATTATACTTATTTGATGTAGAGCTAATAATAATAAACGACAATTTCGGACTTGAATATAAGATTTATGTTTACGACATTAAAACGGGTGAAAAAGTCAATACACTCACTTTATATACTCATGAAAGTTCAAATAACGATGTGGTAAATAATTTTTTTCTAACTGATGATAAGAAGGTGATATTTAACGTCTCTAATTCAATTTTTAAGTATGACCTAGAAGGAGAAAAAATTGATGAATATTTTGAATTAAGCTTTGAAGGGAATCTAAATCAAATGAGATATCATGATAACTCTATATACACTATAGGAGAGTTTTCATTTATGAATGATGTGCCTGTAAATAATCTCGTAATTGTTAACCTAAAAAACACTGTACTTAAAAAACCTAACTTGATTTTAGCTGATGTTCAAGAAAAAAAGAACATATCTCTTGAGTGGCTAGGAAACAATGAGACGGAAGATGGTTATTACATAAATTGGGGTGTTGGAGAAAGCTCATCCAGTAGGATAAGAACTGTATCTACAAACACTTCTGCAGTTGCCTATGAGCTTATTTTAACTGAAGAAGAATTAAAAGAGTTTGACAGCAATACGGATGAAATTTGGTTTAATGTCGAAGCATTTAATGAGGCAAATATATCTGAGCCTTCTAACAAGCTTAGTGTAAGCTATGCAACTGTAACAGCAAATGAAAGTAAAAAAACTAAAAACATTACCTTTTTTCCTAACCCTAGTAGCGGAAAATACTTTATCAATGAAGTTGAATTGGATCTTAAAGACTCATTATCTTTCTACTTAGTAGATATGTCTGGTAAACTTATTAAGAAAATAAATCTTGATGAAAGAACTATATCTATATCGTTAGAGGAACAAGACTCAGGGCTGTATTTTTTGATACCCACTAACTCGAATTATAAGCCAATTAAACTTATTAAAAAATAA
- a CDS encoding acyl-CoA dehydrogenase family protein, giving the protein MDFGLNENQQMIAQMVRDFGAKEITPQRDQWDEEQYFPIEVMKKLGELGLMGVLVPQEYGGAGFGYEEYVTAIMELAKVDPSIGLSMAAHNSLCTGHILQFANDEQKKRWLPKLATAEWLGAWGLTEPNTGSDAGNMKTTAVQDGDYWVINGAKNWITHGISRDIAVVIVRTGEIGDSHGMTAFVIENGTEGFKGGRKENKLGMRLSETAEMIFEDCRVHKDNILGNVGEGFIQAMKVLDGGRISIAALSLGIAEGAYEAALAYSKERHQFNQPISSFQGIAFKLADMATELEGAKLLTFQAADLKNNGKSVTKESAMAKYYASEVAVKNSVEAVQIFGGYGYTKDYPVEKYYRDSKLCTIGEGTSEIQKLVISRSILK; this is encoded by the coding sequence ATGGATTTTGGATTGAATGAGAACCAACAAATGATCGCACAAATGGTGCGTGATTTTGGCGCAAAGGAAATTACCCCACAAAGAGATCAATGGGATGAAGAACAATATTTCCCAATAGAAGTAATGAAAAAGTTGGGTGAGTTAGGCCTAATGGGCGTTTTAGTGCCACAAGAATATGGTGGCGCTGGTTTTGGTTACGAAGAATATGTTACTGCTATCATGGAGCTTGCAAAAGTAGATCCTTCGATCGGTTTATCTATGGCTGCACACAACTCATTATGTACAGGTCATATTTTGCAATTTGCCAATGATGAACAGAAAAAAAGATGGTTGCCGAAATTAGCAACTGCTGAATGGCTTGGAGCATGGGGCTTAACAGAGCCTAATACTGGTTCAGATGCTGGAAATATGAAAACCACAGCTGTTCAAGATGGTGACTATTGGGTAATCAATGGTGCTAAAAACTGGATTACGCATGGCATATCTAGAGATATTGCGGTAGTTATTGTGAGAACTGGAGAGATTGGTGACTCTCATGGCATGACGGCTTTCGTTATTGAAAATGGAACTGAAGGCTTCAAAGGAGGCCGAAAAGAAAATAAATTAGGAATGCGTTTGTCAGAAACCGCTGAAATGATTTTTGAAGACTGCCGAGTTCATAAAGATAATATATTGGGAAATGTTGGGGAAGGCTTCATCCAAGCCATGAAAGTATTAGATGGCGGAAGGATTTCAATAGCTGCTCTTTCTCTTGGGATTGCGGAAGGTGCTTATGAGGCAGCCTTAGCATATAGTAAAGAAAGGCATCAGTTCAACCAGCCTATATCAAGTTTTCAAGGCATTGCATTTAAGTTGGCAGATATGGCAACTGAACTGGAAGGGGCTAAATTATTAACCTTCCAAGCTGCTGATTTAAAGAACAATGGTAAAAGTGTCACTAAAGAATCTGCAATGGCAAAATATTATGCTTCTGAAGTTGCGGTTAAAAACTCAGTGGAGGCAGTTCAGATTTTTGGTGGATATGGTTATACCAAAGACTATCCTGTTGAAAAATATTATAGAGACTCTAAGCTATGTACGATCGGAGAAGGAACTTCTGAAATTCAGAAACTGGTAATCAGTAGATCTATTTTGAAATAG
- a CDS encoding Tll0287-like domain-containing protein, whose translation MSFSTKLSLAMVLLIVWACGFSTEKRRPKRIEDTQEKREVKRVSEADIINRTRKLGDSITKQAASVFMSKISQQYAEGGYKAAAKFCSMQAYPLTDSLANEYKVFLKRVSNKNRNPKNIPSVIEKQVLEAYEYSVKQGDDIAANVQFIRPGDTILYNNPIKIPSELCLNCHGSSSQISKEVQAILKQEYPNDKAIGYKVGDLRGMWSLKFLKKEIVQGL comes from the coding sequence ATGTCTTTTTCAACCAAATTATCATTGGCCATGGTTCTTTTGATAGTTTGGGCTTGTGGTTTTTCGACTGAAAAAAGAAGACCCAAACGAATTGAGGATACTCAAGAAAAAAGAGAAGTAAAAAGAGTTTCTGAAGCTGACATCATCAACAGAACAAGAAAGCTTGGGGATTCTATCACGAAACAAGCAGCTTCCGTATTCATGAGCAAAATATCCCAACAATATGCCGAAGGTGGATATAAAGCCGCTGCTAAGTTTTGCAGTATGCAGGCTTATCCACTAACGGATAGTTTAGCGAATGAATACAAAGTTTTTCTAAAAAGGGTCAGCAACAAAAACAGAAATCCTAAAAACATTCCATCTGTTATAGAAAAGCAAGTTTTAGAAGCTTACGAATATTCAGTTAAACAAGGTGATGATATCGCAGCAAACGTTCAATTTATCCGCCCAGGAGACACAATACTTTACAATAATCCCATAAAAATACCCTCTGAGCTTTGTTTGAATTGCCATGGCAGCTCAAGCCAAATTTCTAAAGAGGTTCAGGCCATCTTAAAGCAGGAATATCCAAATGATAAAGCCATTGGTTATAAAGTTGGTGACCTTAGGGGAATGTGGAGCCTCAAGTTTCTGAAAAAGGAAATCGTTCAAGGATTATAA
- a CDS encoding YfiR family protein has translation MRHLKIVPLLLIFLFIAKVSTAQEKNYRFHKVFFYSFTKYIDWPQEKKKGDFIIAVMGESAITPLLKEMAEIKKVGERNIKVVQLDKVNAGDFYHILFIPSEQNQNFGAIKTALNNQPCLLVTESEGMARNGAMINFKDVNGKLRFEVNTQKLESSGLKMSQELTRFGEEIN, from the coding sequence ATGCGTCACTTAAAAATCGTTCCCTTATTATTAATATTCCTTTTTATAGCAAAGGTCAGTACCGCTCAAGAAAAGAACTACCGATTTCATAAGGTGTTTTTTTACAGTTTTACAAAATATATTGATTGGCCACAAGAAAAAAAGAAAGGTGATTTTATCATAGCGGTAATGGGAGAATCAGCAATTACGCCATTATTAAAAGAAATGGCAGAAATTAAAAAAGTAGGCGAGAGAAATATAAAGGTCGTTCAGCTTGACAAAGTAAACGCAGGTGACTTTTATCATATATTATTTATTCCTTCGGAACAAAACCAAAACTTCGGAGCTATTAAGACTGCACTAAATAACCAGCCATGTTTGTTAGTGACCGAATCTGAAGGCATGGCAAGAAATGGAGCCATGATAAACTTTAAGGATGTAAATGGCAAATTACGATTTGAAGTAAATACTCAGAAACTGGAAAGTTCAGGTTTAAAAATGTCTCAAGAACTAACTCGTTTTGGAGAAGAAATAAATTAA
- the prfA gene encoding peptide chain release factor 1: protein MLDRLERMKERFQEVGQLMVQPDAMADMKKFTELSKEYADLEKVVEVYDAYTKVLDDIKQAKNILENEKEPEFREMAKMEWEELKPERDRLEEELKKMLIPKDPNDSKNAVLEIRAGTGGDEAAIFAGDLFKMYQRFCDKNGLNLTVLDLTFGTAGGYKEIISTVTGKNAYGTLKYESGVHRVQRVPQTETQGRVHTSAATVAVLPEIDDVEVEIDMNDVRKDTYCSSGPGGQSVNTTYSAVRLTHEPTGLVVTCQDQKSQIKNFDKALRVLRSRLYEIELAKQNEEVGAQRRSIVRSGDRSDKIRTYNYPQGRVTDHRINYTVHNLPNIMNGEIEDLIENLQIAENASKLDETA, encoded by the coding sequence ATGTTAGACAGACTAGAACGTATGAAAGAACGCTTTCAGGAAGTGGGCCAACTAATGGTTCAGCCTGATGCTATGGCCGACATGAAAAAATTTACCGAACTCAGTAAAGAATATGCTGATTTGGAAAAGGTAGTGGAGGTCTACGATGCCTATACCAAAGTTTTAGATGATATTAAGCAAGCCAAGAATATTTTGGAGAACGAAAAAGAACCTGAATTTAGGGAAATGGCCAAAATGGAGTGGGAGGAGTTAAAACCAGAAAGAGATAGGCTTGAGGAGGAATTGAAGAAAATGTTGATCCCCAAAGATCCTAATGATTCTAAAAATGCGGTCTTGGAAATCAGGGCCGGAACTGGGGGCGATGAAGCGGCCATCTTTGCTGGCGATCTTTTTAAAATGTATCAGCGCTTCTGTGATAAAAATGGTTTGAATCTAACTGTCCTCGATTTAACTTTTGGAACTGCTGGCGGATATAAAGAAATTATTAGTACCGTGACAGGAAAAAATGCATATGGAACTTTAAAGTATGAGTCTGGTGTGCATAGAGTCCAAAGAGTGCCACAAACGGAAACCCAAGGAAGAGTACATACTTCAGCTGCTACAGTTGCTGTTTTGCCTGAAATTGATGATGTTGAGGTAGAAATTGACATGAATGATGTTAGAAAAGATACTTATTGTTCATCGGGGCCTGGGGGACAGTCTGTAAACACTACTTATTCTGCCGTTAGATTAACTCATGAACCAACTGGACTAGTAGTAACTTGTCAGGACCAGAAGTCACAAATTAAAAACTTTGATAAAGCACTAAGAGTATTGCGTTCTCGTTTGTATGAAATAGAGTTAGCAAAACAAAATGAGGAAGTAGGCGCACAAAGAAGAAGTATTGTACGTAGTGGTGACCGATCAGATAAAATTAGAACTTACAACTATCCTCAAGGAAGGGTAACGGATCACAGAATCAACTATACAGTTCATAATTTACCGAATATAATGAATGGTGAAATTGAAGACCTTATCGAAAATTTACAGATTGCCGAAAATGCCAGCAAACTGGATGAAACGGCTTAA
- a CDS encoding FecR domain-containing protein: protein MKNSYSKIWGYLEGKLSTKEEEELMNWIGESERNSVFFNQVVEDFNEISLPSSSPKRNTKWYWAAASLLLLFSLAFWVLDSIDSNSPAQSFVLSDGSQVNLTKNSYFEFDSLSFASTKWIKINGTAEVSTEPDEHLLIETPNGYLMLEGNSSLQIQTIEKKEMKVFVNKGNIRWLNPSVTPEEVSFAGGEKLHFTKDGKTVLLNNKHTTKRPLFIFENYMNL from the coding sequence ATGAAAAACTCTTATTCAAAAATATGGGGCTATTTAGAGGGTAAACTATCAACAAAGGAGGAGGAAGAGTTGATGAATTGGATAGGTGAATCTGAACGAAATTCAGTTTTTTTCAATCAGGTTGTCGAAGATTTCAATGAAATCAGCCTTCCTTCTTCTAGCCCGAAACGCAACACAAAATGGTACTGGGCAGCAGCAAGTTTATTATTGCTGTTTTCTTTGGCCTTCTGGGTTCTCGATTCAATTGATTCCAATAGCCCTGCACAAAGTTTTGTGTTATCAGATGGCAGTCAGGTCAATCTTACTAAAAACTCATATTTTGAATTCGATTCATTAAGCTTTGCATCAACCAAATGGATTAAAATAAATGGCACTGCTGAAGTAAGTACTGAGCCGGATGAACACTTATTAATTGAAACTCCAAATGGGTATTTGATGCTTGAGGGAAACTCTTCTTTACAAATTCAGACAATTGAGAAAAAAGAAATGAAGGTCTTTGTTAATAAAGGAAACATAAGGTGGTTAAACCCATCAGTTACACCGGAGGAAGTGTCATTTGCTGGGGGAGAAAAATTGCACTTTACAAAAGATGGTAAAACTGTATTATTAAATAATAAACATACTACCAAACGGCCCCTTTTTATTTTTGAAAACTATATGAACCTTTAA
- a CDS encoding GAF domain-containing protein, which translates to MKNFRFTIGNKILGGFITLILIFIVYAGITIFTVSQNSNLTATNSNVIKPSLTSIKDFNLLIIRSKMLVTNWVHLQSGETDKQSLRAIHEEEYPAMKEKITTLKENWDNKEQKLEMDTVFSEFEDLLAVQKEVMESLVTFEDYEDPIVKFMASETIEREVIPRTDTVVAHLNEILVQKQNESEQYEANVLDSSNSLRNTSIILGIVFIVLGLIGAFWLASSITKPVNYIKDIIVKLGKGILPENNDRKFGNDEIGEMAVAVGQLVDGLKDTSYFAENIGNGKYDSDYEPLSEEDVLGNALINMRGNLRKVAEEDKKRNWSTEGLAMFGDILRKNNDNISLLSDDIISNLVKYTKSNQGGIFVINREDDDDPFLELTACYAWDKKKYLEQKIYEGEGLTGQAWLEAETIYMTEVPQDYVMITSGLGEANPNSVLIVPLKVNDETYGIIELASFNEFAEHEREFVEKIAENIASTISSVKINERTSKLLEESREMTEQMRSQEEEMRQNMEELQATQEEMERAQREREDKEKIINYTNMMVELDGSFYINSTNNVVSDKLGYSSSDLSGNELSKIVESKDALKSLKGSLEAGKTWSGVLKLKNKTGDIVNAQFSCGPLSSQDSGGSSYLMIGAVVSNEELI; encoded by the coding sequence ATGAAAAACTTTCGATTTACTATTGGTAATAAGATATTGGGTGGGTTTATAACCCTTATATTAATATTTATTGTTTATGCTGGTATCACCATATTTACTGTCTCTCAAAACAGTAATTTAACCGCAACTAATTCCAATGTAATTAAGCCTTCTTTAACCAGCATTAAAGATTTCAACCTTCTGATTATCAGATCAAAAATGCTAGTAACCAACTGGGTGCACCTCCAAAGTGGCGAAACCGACAAACAAAGTTTGCGAGCTATTCATGAAGAGGAATATCCTGCCATGAAAGAAAAGATTACCACTTTAAAAGAAAACTGGGATAACAAAGAACAAAAGCTCGAAATGGATACTGTTTTCTCAGAATTTGAGGACTTGCTAGCCGTTCAGAAAGAGGTGATGGAAAGTTTAGTGACTTTCGAAGATTATGAGGATCCCATCGTGAAATTTATGGCTTCGGAAACAATTGAAAGAGAAGTTATCCCAAGAACAGATACTGTAGTTGCACACCTGAACGAGATTCTTGTACAAAAACAAAATGAATCGGAACAATATGAAGCCAATGTATTAGATTCCTCCAATAGTTTGAGAAACACATCTATTATTCTAGGAATAGTCTTTATCGTATTAGGATTAATAGGCGCTTTCTGGTTGGCTTCCTCTATCACTAAACCTGTAAATTACATTAAAGATATCATTGTAAAACTAGGAAAAGGAATACTACCTGAAAATAATGATAGGAAATTCGGTAATGATGAAATTGGTGAAATGGCTGTGGCTGTGGGTCAATTAGTAGATGGACTAAAAGACACCTCATATTTCGCTGAAAATATCGGTAATGGAAAATACGATTCCGATTATGAGCCTTTAAGTGAGGAAGATGTTCTAGGAAATGCTCTTATTAACATGAGGGGCAACTTGCGTAAAGTGGCAGAGGAAGATAAAAAACGTAATTGGTCAACAGAAGGCTTGGCCATGTTCGGAGATATTTTAAGAAAAAACAATGATAATATTTCCCTTCTTTCAGATGATATTATTTCAAATTTAGTGAAATATACCAAGTCCAATCAAGGGGGTATTTTTGTTATAAATAGAGAGGACGATGATGATCCATTCTTAGAATTAACTGCCTGCTATGCATGGGATAAAAAGAAATACTTAGAGCAAAAAATCTACGAAGGTGAAGGCTTAACAGGTCAAGCCTGGTTAGAAGCTGAAACCATCTATATGACCGAAGTTCCTCAGGACTATGTGATGATTACTTCAGGATTGGGCGAAGCAAATCCAAATAGTGTATTAATTGTCCCATTGAAGGTTAATGATGAAACTTACGGCATAATAGAGCTCGCCTCATTCAATGAATTCGCTGAACACGAACGGGAATTTGTCGAGAAAATTGCTGAAAACATTGCATCTACTATTTCTTCTGTAAAAATCAATGAAAGAACTTCCAAATTGCTGGAAGAATCGAGAGAGATGACAGAGCAAATGCGTTCACAAGAAGAGGAGATGCGTCAAAACATGGAGGAGCTTCAGGCAACACAAGAAGAAATGGAGCGTGCTCAACGTGAAAGGGAAGACAAGGAAAAAATCATCAACTACACCAATATGATGGTTGAACTTGATGGTTCTTTTTATATTAATAGCACCAACAACGTGGTTTCAGATAAATTAGGCTACTCTTCTTCTGATTTAAGTGGAAATGAATTGTCTAAAATAGTTGAATCCAAAGATGCTTTAAAATCATTGAAGGGATCTTTAGAAGCTGGTAAGACGTGGTCCGGTGTTCTAAAACTAAAGAACAAGACAGGAGATATAGTAAATGCTCAATTTTCTTGTGGGCCATTGAGTAGTCAAGATTCTGGTGGAAGCAGTTATCTGATGATAGGAGCTGTAGTTTCAAATGAAGAATTAATATAA
- a CDS encoding RNA polymerase sigma factor, with protein MKQKLIQQFYQDYQEKLIKFAFALMRSQENAEEAVHNVFRRLWASDKLSEIEKPYPYLIQCTKFEAYAILAQEKKQKEVNLQFLKSEAEEKRLVETNENRLIQLRTAIDSLPPKCKKIMRLKVDDGLTHREISDYLKLSKKTVENQVTIAIKKIKKYLSDH; from the coding sequence TTGAAACAGAAACTCATTCAACAATTTTATCAGGATTACCAAGAAAAGCTAATTAAGTTTGCTTTTGCTTTAATGCGTTCTCAGGAAAATGCTGAGGAAGCCGTACACAACGTTTTCCGTAGATTATGGGCTTCTGACAAATTATCAGAAATCGAAAAACCCTATCCTTACCTCATTCAATGCACCAAATTTGAAGCTTACGCCATCTTAGCTCAAGAAAAGAAACAAAAGGAAGTCAATCTCCAATTTCTCAAATCGGAAGCAGAAGAGAAAAGGCTAGTGGAAACTAATGAGAACAGATTAATACAATTGCGAACAGCAATCGATTCCCTCCCTCCAAAGTGCAAAAAAATTATGCGGCTAAAAGTTGATGATGGCTTAACTCATCGAGAGATTTCTGACTATTTAAAGCTTAGCAAGAAGACAGTAGAAAACCAGGTCACCATTGCCATCAAAAAAATTAAAAAATATCTAAGCGATCATTAG
- a CDS encoding choice-of-anchor Q domain-containing protein: protein MKRLNKAFILVVSGLSILAFASCSYEPEPTTEPVNLIFSTDTLQFDTLFAERLSITKRLKIKNPSSKAVKISNIEFRNQSQAFQLTLNGRTQASFSDQLLLAEDSLLLLVSANIDQGNENNPFVIRDYLEVVNQNNAQSVVFEAWGQNANYLSDTILACNSRWNSDKPYVLSGVIQVDSSCVLSIEAGARIYSATETFLVVNGSLQAEGNLENPIFFTNDRLDEPFASSPGQWGGIVFLEGSKNNYFKYTTIKNALFGVNLNIFDPDNEPDLTMESCFVGNMAISSVISLNSDFAALNSVFYNTASGTVLHTGGGSAYYTHCTIANYFNNTTREDPAAFFSDLAVDNNDNEILAAMDVQLLNNIIYGRIPDEIQFFEQQDGNLNFSFSHNLFRSTIEALSENNSIRNQEPSFVEVGNQDFRLREDSPAIGSALSTEIATDIQGEVRGASPDIGAYQYVKIEE from the coding sequence ATGAAACGGCTTAATAAGGCCTTTATATTAGTGGTTAGTGGGCTGTCTATTTTAGCATTTGCCTCTTGTTCCTATGAACCAGAACCAACAACAGAACCTGTAAACCTGATTTTTTCTACGGATACTCTCCAATTTGACACCTTGTTTGCTGAAAGATTAAGCATTACAAAACGTCTAAAAATTAAGAATCCTTCTAGTAAAGCGGTCAAAATTTCAAATATTGAGTTCAGAAATCAAAGTCAAGCATTTCAATTGACTCTAAATGGTAGGACGCAAGCTTCCTTTTCTGATCAGCTACTGTTGGCAGAAGATAGTCTACTATTGTTAGTTTCAGCAAATATTGATCAAGGGAACGAAAATAATCCTTTTGTAATCAGAGATTATTTGGAAGTAGTAAACCAAAACAATGCACAATCAGTAGTTTTTGAAGCCTGGGGTCAAAATGCAAACTATCTTTCGGATACAATATTAGCTTGTAATTCCAGGTGGAATTCGGATAAGCCTTACGTTTTATCAGGTGTAATCCAAGTGGATTCTTCTTGTGTATTGAGCATTGAAGCTGGTGCTCGAATTTACAGTGCGACAGAAACATTTTTAGTAGTAAACGGTAGCTTACAGGCCGAAGGAAATCTAGAAAATCCCATTTTTTTCACTAACGACAGGTTAGATGAACCATTTGCAAGTTCACCTGGACAATGGGGCGGAATTGTTTTTCTGGAAGGAAGTAAGAACAATTATTTTAAATATACTACTATTAAAAATGCTCTTTTTGGAGTTAATTTAAATATTTTTGACCCAGACAATGAGCCAGATTTAACAATGGAGAGTTGTTTTGTGGGAAATATGGCTATATCATCTGTAATTTCTTTAAACAGTGATTTTGCTGCCTTAAATTCTGTTTTTTATAACACTGCTTCAGGTACGGTGTTACACACTGGAGGAGGGAGTGCTTACTATACGCATTGTACTATTGCTAATTATTTTAATAATACTACTCGAGAGGATCCAGCTGCTTTCTTTTCGGATTTAGCTGTAGATAATAATGACAATGAAATTCTGGCAGCAATGGATGTTCAACTGTTGAACAACATCATATATGGAAGAATACCAGATGAAATACAATTTTTTGAGCAACAAGATGGGAACTTAAACTTTTCATTTTCCCATAATTTATTCCGCAGCACCATTGAAGCACTTAGCGAGAACAATTCAATTAGAAACCAAGAACCCTCTTTTGTTGAAGTGGGGAACCAAGATTTTCGCTTGAGAGAAGATTCACCTGCTATTGGTTCAGCCTTGTCCACTGAGATTGCTACTGATATCCAAGGAGAAGTGAGAGGAGCTTCCCCAGATATAGGTGCATACCAGTATGTTAAGATTGAGGAATAA